A DNA window from Camelina sativa cultivar DH55 chromosome 17, Cs, whole genome shotgun sequence contains the following coding sequences:
- the LOC104759361 gene encoding F-box protein At1g30790-like: MTHPQKKLLKRGRNEDDDDQKDKLDPLPTDLEVEILTKLPSKSLMKLRCVSKIWSSIIRSQRFVDSFYAIAFHSLFQTYRYRCPSIHGFVGCANFPTFIVCNPSTKQVITLPIKGVRASLGYDPVGRQFKVLNLVTGAGEFPSYLVHEFITLGAGGEVSRSQVTTASYVHVTDRIYINGSLYSAAWSPKARMNPVVVSHLCVLMLDTRP, from the exons ATGACCCACCCCCAAAAGAAACTCCTTAAGCGAGGTCGTAACGAGGACGACGACGATCAGAAAGACAAGCTAGATCCGTTGCCTACTGATCTAGAGGTGGAGATACTGACCAAATTGCCGTCAAAGTCTCTGATGAAGCTCCGATGCGTGTCCAAGATTTGGTCTTCCATCATCCGAAGCCAGAGATTCGTCGATTCCTTCTACGCGATCGCGTTTCACAGTCTCTTTCA GACTTACCGCTACAGGTGTCCTTCCATCCACGGCTTTGTCGGTTGTGCTAATTTCCCTACGTTCATTGTATGTAACCCGAGCACGAAGCAAGTGATTACCTTACCCATTAAAGGAGTCCGCGCATCCTTGGGATATGATCCTGTCGGTCGTCAATTCAAAGTGTTGAACTTGGTCACTGGTGCTGGCGAGTTTCCTAGTTATCTAGTGCACGAGTTTATAACACTTGGAGCAGGAGGAGAAGTATCACGCAGTCAGGTTACAACCGCTTCTTATGTCCATGTAACTGATAGAATTTACATCAATGGTTCCCTCTATAGTGCTGCTTGGTCCCCTAAGGCAAGAATGAATCCGGTGGTTGTGTCACACTTGTGTGTGTTGATGTTAGATACGAGACCATAA
- the LOC104756631 gene encoding pentatricopeptide repeat-containing protein At1g22830-like, whose translation MPSSRSILIRGLTVSQFFKFIPHSWKQPRRPISKPQYESFPATLFRSFRYCIAHGRFYEAFRAFSLLRHQSCSHEFVFRSAVSLLSTCVEFNEFVSGQQIHAYCISSGLEFDPVLVLKLVTFYSAFNLLDEAQTITENSDIFHPFPWNVLIDSYVRNKRFEESVSVYKRMMSKGVRPDEFTYPSVLKACGALLDFASGRVVHGSIEVSSHRCSLYVCNALISMYKRFGKVDIARRLFERMSERDAVSWNAVINCYASEGNLEEALELFERMLQSGVEATVVTWNTLAGGCLKIGNYVGALNCVLEMRNYNVGLDSVAMINGLKACSHIGELRLGKVFHCLAVSSGFHKIDNVRNSLITLYSRCGDLRHAFLVFQEIEVNSLSRWNSIISCYAHNMRSEETSFLLREMLRSGFHPNYVTLASILPLCARVANLQHGKEIHCYILRRQSFNDCLILWNSLFDMYVKSGEVIAAKRVYDSMSKRDEVTYTSLIGGYGMIGKGEVALSLFKEMIRSGMKPDHVTMVAVLSACSHCNLVRQGQTWFGKMQSVFGIHPRLEHYSCMVDLYCRAGHLAAARKIFLNIPYEPSSAMCATILKACLIHGNTDIGEWAADKLLLEIKPEHLGHYMLLADMYAATGSWNKLATVKTSLSDMCLQKAHEFALMETDSGLDGVNDKPMIDSAVNHEQSSDEERLVEVG comes from the coding sequence ATGCCGTCNTCTCGCTCTATACTCATCAGAGGTCTCACTGTATCCCAATTTTTCAAGTTCATTCCTCATTCTTGGAAACAGCCACGGAGACCCATCTCAAAACCCCAGTATGAATCATTTCCAGCAACTCTTTTCAGATCATTTAGATATTGCATCGCTCATGGTCGATTTTATGAAGCTTTCAGAGCTTTCTCTCTGCTTCGTCACCAGTCTTGTTCTCACGAATTCGTTTTCCGTTCAGCGGTTTCCCTTTTATCCACCTGTGTGGAGTTTAATGAGTTCGTTTCAGGGCAGCAAATTCATGCTTATTGTATCTCGTCTGGTTTGGAGTTTGACCCTGTTTTGGTCTTAAAGCTTGTTACTTTCTACTCTGCTTTCAATCTCCTTGACGAAGCTCAGACCATTACTGAGAACTCTGACATTTTCCATCCATTTCCGTGGAATGTGCTGATCGATTCGTATGTTAGAAACAAAAGGTTTGAGGAGTCTGTTTCTGTTTACAAACGAATGATGAGTAAAGGAGTTCGACCGGATGAGTTTACTTACCCGTCTGTTCTCAAGGCTTGTGGAGCACTACTTGATTTTGCATCTGGAAGAGTGGTTCATGGCTCCATTGAGGTAAGCTCTCACAGATGCAGCTTGTATGTATGCAATGCGTTGATATCTATGTATAAAAGATTTGGTAAAGTGGATATCGCTCGGAGATTGTTTGAGAGGATGTCTGAAAGGGATGCTGTCTCATGGAATGCAGTAATTAACTGTTATGCCTCTGAAGGTAACTTGGAGGAAGCTCTTGAGCTTTTTGAAAGAATGTTACAATCTGGTGTAGAAGCGACTGTTGTAACTTGGAACACATTAGCTGGAGGTTGTTTGAAGATAGGAAATTATGTTGGGGCTTTGAATTGTGTACTTGAAATGAGAAATTACAACGTGGGATTAGACTCTGTAGCTATGATTAATGGTTTGAAGGCATGCTCACATATTGGGGAGTTACGGTTGGGAAAAGTTTTCCATTGTCTTGCAGTTAGTAGTGGTTTTCATAAAATTGACAATGTTCGAAACTCGTTGATCACATTGTACTCAAGATGCGGTGATCTTAGGCATGCCTTTTTAGTGTTTCAGGAGATTGAAGTGAATAGTTTGAGTAGGTGGAACTCTATTATTTCGTGTTATGCGCACAACATGAGATCTGAAGAGACCTCTTTCCTGCTCAGGGAGATGTTGCGTTCTGGCTTTCACCCGAATTATGTTACGCTTGCAAGCATTCTCCCTCTTTGTGCTCGGGTTGCAAACCTGCAACATGGGAAAGAGATTCACTGCTACATCCTGAGACGTCAAAGCTTCAACGACTGTTTAATCTTGTGGAACTCCCTTTTCGATATGTATGTGAAATCAGGGGAAGTTATAGCTGCAAAGCGAGTATATGATTCAATGAGCAAGAGGGACGAAGTGACATACACTTCCTTGATAGGTGGTTATGGCATGATTGGTAAAGGAGAAGTCGCCTTGTCATTGTTCAAGGAGATGATCAGATCCGGAATGAAACCTGATCATGTAACTATGGTTGCAGTATTATCAGCTTGTAGCCATTGCAATTTAGTGCGTCAAGGACAAACCTGGTTCGGGAAGATGCAGTCTGTGTTCGGTATACATCCTCGCCTTGAACACTATTCTTGTATGGTTGATCTTTATTGCAGGGCAGGTCACCTTGCTGCAGCCAGAAAGATATTCCTTAACATACCTTACGAGCCATCTAGTGCCATGTGTGCTACTATACTGAAAGCGTGCCTCATCCACGGGAACACAGACATTGGCGAATGGGCTGCTGATAAGCTACTTCTTGAGATAAAGCCAGAACACTTAGGACACTACATGTTGCTAGCAGATATGTATGCAGCTACTGGTTCTTGGAACAAACTTGCAACGGTGAAGACTTCCCTGAGTGATATGTGCTTGCAAAAGGCTCATGAGTTTGCTTTGATGGAAACAGATTCCGGATTAGATGGAGTGAATGATAAACCAATGATCGATTCTGCAGTTAATCACGAGCAAAGCTCAGATGAAGAACGTCTTGTAGAAGTAGGATAA
- the LOC104756632 gene encoding cytochrome c: MASFDEAPPGNGKAGEKIFRTKCAQCHTVDKGAGHKQGPNLNGLFGRQSGTTAGYSYSAANKNKAVEWEEKTLYDYLLNPKKYIPGTKMVFPGLKKPQDRADLIAYLKESTA; encoded by the exons ATGGCGTCGTTTGATGAAGCACCACCAGGAAACGGAAAGGCCGGTGAGAAGATCTTCAGGACCAAGTGTGCTCAGTGTCACACCGTTGACAAAGGCGCCGGTCAcaaacaag GACCCAATCTAAACGGTTTGTTTGGAAGACAATCTGGTACAACTGCTGGTTACTCTTACTCTGCTGCTAACAAGAACAAGGCTGTGGAATGGGAAGAGAAGACCTTGTACGATTACTTGCTCAACCCCAAGAAG TACATACCAGGTACGAAGATGGTGTTCCCTGGGCTTAAGAAGCCTCAAGATCGTGCTGATCTCATCGCTTACTTGAAGGAATCTACTGCATAA
- the LOC104756634 gene encoding uncharacterized protein LOC104756634 yields the protein MRSLTLGLSLRSSSLPFTSSNFRFFSPPSSSSSSFRLYRRFHFLKPCSSLKQTKKKKQNTLPSTAPPPQSLRWFFNPKSSDEDDDDDKSSAAENDDGGGSDGDAALKGTILAGVLLIGTVGGFAGVGYVYRDQINMFLTQFSTYIEGYGTAGYALFIAVYAGLEILAIPALPLTMSAGLLFGPLIGTIIVSISGTMAASVAFLIARYFARERILKLVEDNKKFLAIDKAIGENGFRVVTLLRLSPLLPFSLGNYLYGLTSVKFVPYVLGSWLGMLPGSWAYVSAGAFGRAIIQEESNVGLPGGNGQLLTLGLGLLVTALAGTYVTRLAKDAIKDMDDE from the exons ATGCGCAGCCTTACTCTGGGTCTGAGTCTCAGatcctcttctcttcctttcaCCTCCAGCAACTTCcgcttcttctctcctccttcttcttcttcttcttcctttagacTCTACAGACGATTCCATTTCCTAAAGCCATGTTCTTCCCTCAAgcaaaccaagaagaagaagcaaaatacTCTCCCTTCTACCGCTCCGCCTCCCCAGAGTCTTCGGTGGTTCTTCAATCCCAAATCCAgcgacgaagatgatgatgatgataagtcCTCCGCGGCTGAGAACGATGACGGTGGCGGATCGGATGGGGATGCTGCTCTTAAGGGTACTATTTTGGCTGGAGTTTTGTTGATTGGTACTGTTGGTGGATTTGCCGGCGTTGGTTATGTCTATAGAGATCAGATCAATATGTTCCTCACTCAGTTCTCTACTTACATCGAAG GTTATGGTACTGCTGGGTATGCGTTGTTCATTGCTGTGTATGCTGGGCTTGag ATACTAGCAATTCCGGCTCTCCCATTGACGATGTCGGCTGGTCTTCTCTTTGGTCCTCTTATTGGCACCATCATCGTTTCTATTAGTGGAACA ATGGCTGCTAGTGTTGCTTTTCTAATTGCTCGATACTTTGCTCGAGAGCGCATCCTTAAGTTGGTTGAGGACAACAAGAAGTTCCTTGCCATTGATAAAGCGATTGGTGAAAATGGGTTTAGGGTTGTTACTCTACTTCGGCTAAGCCCTTTGCTTCCTTTCTCTCTTGGCAATTACCTGTACGGGTTGACATCTGTGAAGTTTGTGCCTTATGTATTAGGAAG TTGGTTGGGTATGCTTCCAGGGTCTTGGGCTTATGTCAGCGCTGGGGCTTTTGGACGAGCAATCATT cAAGAAGAATCTAATGTTGGCTTGCCTGGAGGAAACGGCCAGCTTTTAACATTGGGGCTGGGTCTGTTGGTTACTGCATTGGCTGGAACATATGTGACACGCCTTGCAAAG GATGCTATAAAGGACATGGACGATGAGTGA